In Mugil cephalus isolate CIBA_MC_2020 chromosome 20, CIBA_Mcephalus_1.1, whole genome shotgun sequence, the following are encoded in one genomic region:
- the LOC124998391 gene encoding C1q-related factor yields MLVLVLVVLIPVLVSSVGTDSSHYEMLGTCRMVCDPYLNKGTPASSTSSTGLQAEAEALSDHSNVLPPSTLLQGPQGKPGKPGKQGPPGPPGEPGPPGPAGPPGDRGDQGRTGILGLGGNGAISTATYSTVPRVAFYAGLKNPHEGYEILKFDDVVTNLGNNYDGISGKFICSIPGTYFFIYHVLMRGGDGTSMWADLCKNGQVRASAIAQDADQNYDYASNSVILHLDAGDEVYIKLDGGKAHGGNNNKYSTFSGFILYAD; encoded by the exons ATGCTGGTcctggtgctggtggtgctCATCCCCGTGCTCGTCAGCTCTGTGGGTACAGATTCCAGTCACTATGAGATGCTGGGCACCTGCCGTATGGTGTGTGACCCCTACCTGAACAAGGGCACTCCAGCCAGCAGCACGAGCTCCACCGGTCTTCAGGCTGAGGCAGAGGCGCTGAGCGACCACAGCAACGTGCTTCCACCTTCCACGTTACTGCAGGGTCCGCAGGGGAAGCCGGGCAAGCCCGGCAAACAAGGACCACCTGGACCGCCAGGAGAACCTGGGCCACCAGGACCAGCGGGGCCTCCCGGCGACAGAGGCGATCAAGGAAGGACTGGGATTTTGGGTCTGGGGGGTAATGGAGCTATAAGCACGGCCACCTACAGCACGGTGCCACGGGTGGCCTTCTATGCAGGGCTTAAAAACCCCCACGAAGGTTACGAGATCCTCAAGTTTGACGACGTTGTCACCAACTTAGGCAACAACTACGATGGCATTTCGGGCAAGTTCATCTGCAGCATACCCGGTACTTACTTCTTCATCTACCATGTGCTGATGAGAGGAGGTGACGGCACCAGCATGTGGGCAGACCTCTGCAAGAATGGCCAG GTTCGTGCCAGCGCCATCGCCCAGGACGCTGACCAGAACTACGACTACGCATCCAACAGCGTCATCCTCCATCTGGACGCAGGCGACGAGGTTTACATCAAGTTGGACGGAGGCAAAGCCCACggtggcaacaacaacaagtacaGCACCTTCTCTGGCTTCATCCTCTACGCAGACTGA